The following are encoded together in the Chanodichthys erythropterus isolate Z2021 chromosome 16, ASM2448905v1, whole genome shotgun sequence genome:
- the LOC137002698 gene encoding microtubule-associated protein 1B-like: MCSACLMPVYPMEKMVADKLILHNNCFCCKHCNKKLSIHNYSALYGEFYCTYHYQQLFKKKGNYDEGFGHRQHKDRWLAKTEEPKPTNKFSSEPTCVDGPLGSSTGASSPQQRHRDARFKSPDNRKLTISWPPENKGTRQYPVSQSTSLASRRTTDRSNGDHSSARSSRNFLEKKRFNSGLDEMDRSVQLSPRVYEKTNTYLSPFTIKGGVKTPPSEPVYTPHPGGSKTLQKIADTSSQSRTRSKVSKGGTAMSKDLNSVTSRPDSVREPSLAEDERADSPTKIKKSVRFASNLNTDGENNTQISSEEVESSTEAFVEPAVVNGDVMTAKRDMTTLKSGIEIEESSEECLIDTIHNLNGSDSVTHPKASDGQMQDPFHHSTGIGLQESISSVQSNLGETTKVDEAKMSKMKTIPNPEELQVNDITACGTESFKPNSELCDLEQDAEMSDEGVTETNANVITSKNQESTDIIKDESKDPDMVNMPPKSDDKRNTKVSDKKATDKGNKGSWSKGKSPLSKLFTSGPNKKENKSEPKTEIKRPDNKPRNLLSRLFSATETESEIKKTPEIKTETTCEEESEKIVGTEDGVNTALDASLPLTETTSQNTPQESMKPRQNLLSDAPEEPNPTESCQNPILFSNGSSADEMVPSIDLDPTEQLKSASDGFGEIDSNEALIFSQEYINVDLTSPESLKPSGLEESLDSFLPQNEDTSGFLDTSDAFTSQVTSTSTDIMAFSDSNTLDYTNSGTLTDTENFETLTIDKGSSFIQGHPFGEKIQGDSILNLNEDTLDIFGSSDSKIEVNSTQLTEIHKNEASVSSGLTNDPFGIDNLSVQAIDIFGGDNMLTGSDQMSTNNLFDIMTNSKSQSQNPFEGITDGQLEPNGVFDLISSEDEPSTQKRSDLEQEILFQSEVNNVFESKGNPPTSNVLDQNLSGQEQTESSQTEVFDFFSSEQDPSRAAFSPISVNPFPTDIFASAINNPSANTFSVETTQRTANPFDDFTGLEGHGEASETQASNLFPDDIFSSIPAISLEPAQDTSTLIDPTNTDTNAVLPQKLENDWMSDMLG; encoded by the exons ATGTGCTCTGCATGCCTGATGCCGGTTTACCCAATGGAGAAAATGGTGGCAGATAAACTAATTCTACATAATAACTGTTTCTGCTGCAAACACTGTAATAAAAAGCTAAG CATTCACAATTACTCTGCTCTTTATGGAGAGTTCTACTGCACATATCATTACCAACAGTTGTTTAAGAAAAAGGGCAACTATGATGAGGGTTTTGGCCACAGACAGCACAAAGACCGCTGGCTTGCTAAAACAGAGGAACCTAAACCTACTAACAAGTTCAGCTCAGAGCCTACATGTGTTGATGGTCCTCTGGGGTCATCTACAGGTGCTTCATCTCCACAGCAAAGACACAGAGATGCTCGATTCAAAAGTCCTGACAACAGGAAGCTTACAATTAGCTGGCCACCGGAAAACAAGGGGACCAGACAATACCCAGTTTCACAAAGTACCTCCTTAGCCTCAAGAAGGACAACAGACAGGTCAAATGGTGACCATTCTTCTGCAAGAAGCTCCAGAAATTTTCTTGAAAAGAAAAGGTTTAATTCTGGGCTGGATGAAATGGACAGATCTGTTCAGCTATCACCTCGGGTTTATGAGAAGACAAATACATACTTATCTCCCTTCACAATTAAAGGTGGAGTTAAAACACCACCTTCAGAGCCTGTTTATACACCTCATCCAGGaggttcaaaaacattacagaagaTTGCAGATACATCTTCCCAATCTAGAACACGAAGCAAAGTTTCAAAAGGTGGGACAGCGATGAGTAAAGACTTGAACTCTGTTACCTCAAGACCAGATTCTGTGAGAGAACCCAGTTTGGCTGAAGATGAGAGAGCTGATAGcccaacaaaaataaaaaagtctgTCCGGTTTGCTTCAAATTTAAATACAGACGGGGAAAATAACACCCAGATCAGCAGTGAGGAAGTTGAAAGCTCTACTGAGGCCTTTGTTGAACCTGCAGTTGTCAATGGTGATGTAATGACAGCAAAGAGAGATATGACAACATTAAAATCAGGAATAGAAATAGAGGAATCATCTGAGGAATGCTTAATTGATACAATCCACAATTTAAATGGCAGTGATTCTGTCACACATCCTAAAGCTTCAGACGGACAAATGCAGGATCCTTTTCATCATAGTACAGGAATAGGCCTGCAGGAAAGCATCTCCTCTGTGCAAAGCAATTTAGGAGAAACAACAAAGGTAGATGAAGCAAAAATGAGCAAGATGAAAACGATCCCAAATCCTGAAGAACTGCAGGTGAATGACATCACTGCATGTGGTACAGAATCTTTCAAACCAAATAGTGAATTGTGTGATTTGGAGCAGGATGCAGAGATGAGTGATGAGGGTGTTACTGAGACTAATGCCAATGTTATAACCTCCAAAAATCAAGAATCCACAGACATAATTAAAGATGAATCTAAAGACCCTGACATGGTGAACATGCCTCCAAAATCTGATGATAAAAGAAACACAAAGGTTAGTGACAAAAAGGCCACAGATAAAGGGAATAAAGGGTCTTGGTCTAAAGGTAAAAGCCCTCTTTCCAAACTCTTCACATCTGGCCCAAATAAGAAAGAGAACAAAAGTGAGCCaaaaacagaaatcaaaagACCCGATAACAAACCTAGAAATTTACTGAGCAGACTGTTTTCAGCCACTGAAACGGAGTCAGAAATTAAGAAAACACCAGAAATCAAAACAGAAACTACATGTGAGGAGGAGTCAGAGAAAATCGTAGGGACAGAAGATGGAGTGAACACTGCATTGGATGCATCTCTTCCTCTGACTGAGACCACCTCTCAAAATACACCTCAAGAGAGCATGAAACCAAGACAAAACCTATTAAGCGATGCTCCAGAAGAACCTAATCCCACCGAGAGCTGTCAAAATCCTATCTTATTTTCTAATGGAAGCTCTGCAGATGAGATGGTGCCATCAATAGACCTTGATCCAACTGAACAACTCAAGTCTGCTTCTGATGGTTTTGGGGAGATTGATAGCAATGAGGCTCTTATTTTCTCTCAAGAATACATTAATGTAGATCTCACCTCTCCAGAGTCTTTAAAACCATCAGGTCTTGAGGAGAGCCTCGACTCCTTTTTGCCTCAGAATGAAGACACATCTGGTTTTCTCGATACATCTGATGCGTTCACATCTCAAGTTACGAGCACCAGCACAGATATCATGGCTTTTTCAGATTCAAATACACTTGATTATACAAACAGTGGCACATTGACAGACACTGAGAATTTTGAAACACTAACAATTGATAAAGGGAGCTCTTTTATTCAAGGACACCCATTTGGAGAAAAAATACAAGGCGATTCAATACTAAATTTGAATGAAGATACTCTAGATATTTTTGGTTCATCAGATTCAAAAATTGAGGTAAACTCAACTCAGCTGACTGAAATCCATAAGAATGAAGCCAGTGTTTCCTCAGGACTGACTAATGACCCCTTTGGTATTGACAATTTATCAGTACAAGCAATAGACATCTTTGGAGGAGACAATATGCTCACTGGCTCTGATCAAATGTCCACAAACAATTTATTTGATATTATGACAAACAGCAAGTCTCAAAGTCAAAACCCTTTTGAGGGAATTACAGATGGTCAGCTGGAACCAAATGGAGTTTTTGACTTGATaagttctgaagatgaaccaTCAACACAGAAAAGGTCTGACCTCGAACAGGAAATTCTTTTTCAAAGTGAggttaataatgtttttgaaagtaaaGGCAATCCACCAACCTCTAATGTGCTTGATCAAAACCTTTCCGGCCAAGAGCAAACTGAGTCATCTCAAACAGAGGTTTTTGATTTCTTCAGCTCTGAACAAGATCCGTCCAGAGCAGCATTTAGTCCCATAAGTGTCAATCCTTTTCCAACTGACATCTTTGCAAGTGCTATTAACAACCCAAGTGCAAATACATTCAGTGTGGAAACAACACAAAGAACTGCAAACCCATTTGATGATTTCACTGGGTTAGAGGGTCACGGAGAGGCTTCAGAAACCCAAGCAAGTAACTTATTTCCAGATGACATATTCTCATCTATTCCTGCCATTTCTTTAGAACCAGCACAGGACACCTCCACCCTGATAGATCCAACAAACACTGACACAAATGCTGTGCTGCCACAAAAGCTCGAAAATGATTGGATGTCTGACATGTTGGGGTAG
- the slc22a13a gene encoding solute carrier family 22 member 13 isoform X1 translates to MADFGEILETIGDFGLFQKLLLFALCFPNLILPFQLSSLVFNHADTNHHCNTDWILQVGPNLTKEEQLNLTLPRLPDGSFNPCQMYVPVDWDLSAIWEYGLNETTTCTDGWVHNDTIYDSTIVTDFDLVCENANIFRGAQTIFFAGVLAGAVLFGPFAESFGRKRATQIPMVLMLIFTVVTGLSPNIYVYLASQFIVGVALGGFRINSIILATEWIGVAQRSYAACLSQVLAALGQVMFLAVVYFIRDWRLDQFIMAGPLGFIVVYIWFIPESARWLLDRRRTTDAKKLIQKAAAINKRTVPDSLVEKVLEEKPVEKGGIKILFASRVLRKYFVTITFAWCAVNLAYYSLSLNVGKFGLNIFLTQLIFGLSEIPVHFLCMWSLETAGRKASLMGALIVGGFLCLLILAVPQSDYVAIAALATCGRFLMNGAGSICNIYFQELFPTSIRQTATGLGSTAARAASMLSPVVNLLEIYHFTIPTVVIGSLALGSGIMAFLLPETRCTELPDSTEEAEGKRRPKMANLATRNCEDIKTTKL, encoded by the exons ATGGCTGATTTTGGGGAGATTTTAGAAACTATAGGAGACTTTGGGCTCTTCCAAAAGCTTCTCCTGTTTGCTTTGTGCTTTCCAAACCTCATTCTGCCTTTTCAGTTATCCAGCCTTGTGTTCAACCATGCAGACACGAACCACCATTGCAACACTGACTGGATCCTTCAGGTGGGTCCCAATCTGACGAAGGAAGAGCAGCTTAACTTGACTCTGCCCAGGCTCCCGGATGGTTCTTTCAATCCCTGTCAGATGTATGTGCCTGTGGATTGGGATCTGTCTGCTATATGGGAATATGGCTTAAATGAAACCACCACTTGCACTGATGGATGGGTGCACAATGATACTATTTATGATTCAACCATTGTCACAGAT ttcgATCTTGTTTGTGAAAATGCAAATATCTTTCGGGGAGCACAGACAATATTCTTCGCTGGAGTACTAGCTGGAGCTGTTCTTTTTGGGCCTTTTGCAGAATC GTTTGGTCGCAAACGAGCTACACAGATACCTATGGTGCTCATGCTAATATTCACAGTCGTGACTGGTCTCTCACCAAACATTTATGTGTACCTCGCATCGCAGTTCATTGTTGGTGTTGCCCTCGGAGGATTTCGGATCAACAGCATTATCCTCG CCACAGAGTGGATTGGAGTCGCTCAGAGATCCTATGCAGCCTGCCTGAGTCAAGTCCTGGCCGCTTTGGGGCAGGTCATGTTTCTTGCCGTTGTGTATTTCATCAGGGACTGGAGGCTGGACCAGTTTATAATGGCTGGCCCACTTGGATTTATAGTTGTCTACATATG GTTTATTCCAGAGTCTGCCAGATGGCTTCTTGACCGCAGAAGAACTACAGATGCGAAAAAACTCATTCAGAAGGCAGCGGCGATCAACAAACGTACAGTTCCTGACTCATTAGTGGAGAAG GTCCTAGAAGAAAAGCCTGTTGAAAAAGGAGGTATAAAAATCCTTTTTGCGTCCCGTGTTCTCAGGAAATATTTCGTAACCATTACCTTTGCTTG GTGTGCTGTAAATCTAGCCTACTACAGCCTCTCTCTCAATGTGGGGAAGTTCGGGCTTAATATTTTTCTCACTCAACTCATATTCGGCCTCTCTGAGATTCCTGTCCACTTCCTCTGCATGTGGTCATTGGAAACAGCTGGAAGGAAGGCATCTCTAATGGGTGCCCTTATAGTGGGAGGGTTTCTCTGTCTCCTGATTCTTGCAGTTCCACAAA GTGATTACGTCGCCATCGCTGCTCTTGCCACATGTGGAAGATTTCTCATGAACGGAGCAGGCAGTATTtgcaacatttattttcaagaaCTGTTCCCCACCTCCATTCG TCAGACGGCCACGGGGCTGGGCTCCACAGCTGCACGAGCTGCAAGTATGTTATCTCCCGTTGTGAATCTGCTGGAGATCTATCACTTCACTATTCCTACTGTTGTGATTGGCAGCCTGGCACTTGGCAGTGGGATAATGGCCTTCCTGCTGCCCGAGACCAGATGCACTGAGCTGCCTGATTCCACAGAGGAGGCAGAGGGCAAGAG GAGACCAAAAATGGCTAATCTTGCAACTAGGAATTGTGAAGACATCAAAACGACCAAGTTGTAA
- the slc22a13a gene encoding solute carrier family 22 member 13 isoform X2 translates to MADFGEILETIGDFGLFQKLLLFALCFPNLILPFQLSSLVFNHADTNHHCNTDWILQVGPNLTKEEQLNLTLPRLPDGSFNPCQMYVPVDWDLSAIWEYGLNETTTCTDGWVHNDTIYDSTIVTDFDLVCENANIFRGAQTIFFAGVLAGAVLFGPFAESFGRKRATQIPMVLMLIFTVVTGLSPNIYVYLASQFIVGVALGGFRINSIILATEWIGVAQRSYAACLSQVLAALGQVMFLAVVYFIRDWRLDQFIMAGPLGFIVVYIWFIPESARWLLDRRRTTDAKKLIQKAAAINKRTVPDSLVEKVLEEKPVEKGGIKILFASRVLRKYFVTITFAWCAVNLAYYSLSLNVGKFGLNIFLTQLIFGLSEIPVHFLCMWSLETAGRKASLMGALIVGGFLCLLILAVPQSDYVAIAALATCGRFLMNGAGSICNIYFQELFPTSIRRPRGWAPQLHELQPGTWQWDNGLPAARDQMH, encoded by the exons ATGGCTGATTTTGGGGAGATTTTAGAAACTATAGGAGACTTTGGGCTCTTCCAAAAGCTTCTCCTGTTTGCTTTGTGCTTTCCAAACCTCATTCTGCCTTTTCAGTTATCCAGCCTTGTGTTCAACCATGCAGACACGAACCACCATTGCAACACTGACTGGATCCTTCAGGTGGGTCCCAATCTGACGAAGGAAGAGCAGCTTAACTTGACTCTGCCCAGGCTCCCGGATGGTTCTTTCAATCCCTGTCAGATGTATGTGCCTGTGGATTGGGATCTGTCTGCTATATGGGAATATGGCTTAAATGAAACCACCACTTGCACTGATGGATGGGTGCACAATGATACTATTTATGATTCAACCATTGTCACAGAT ttcgATCTTGTTTGTGAAAATGCAAATATCTTTCGGGGAGCACAGACAATATTCTTCGCTGGAGTACTAGCTGGAGCTGTTCTTTTTGGGCCTTTTGCAGAATC GTTTGGTCGCAAACGAGCTACACAGATACCTATGGTGCTCATGCTAATATTCACAGTCGTGACTGGTCTCTCACCAAACATTTATGTGTACCTCGCATCGCAGTTCATTGTTGGTGTTGCCCTCGGAGGATTTCGGATCAACAGCATTATCCTCG CCACAGAGTGGATTGGAGTCGCTCAGAGATCCTATGCAGCCTGCCTGAGTCAAGTCCTGGCCGCTTTGGGGCAGGTCATGTTTCTTGCCGTTGTGTATTTCATCAGGGACTGGAGGCTGGACCAGTTTATAATGGCTGGCCCACTTGGATTTATAGTTGTCTACATATG GTTTATTCCAGAGTCTGCCAGATGGCTTCTTGACCGCAGAAGAACTACAGATGCGAAAAAACTCATTCAGAAGGCAGCGGCGATCAACAAACGTACAGTTCCTGACTCATTAGTGGAGAAG GTCCTAGAAGAAAAGCCTGTTGAAAAAGGAGGTATAAAAATCCTTTTTGCGTCCCGTGTTCTCAGGAAATATTTCGTAACCATTACCTTTGCTTG GTGTGCTGTAAATCTAGCCTACTACAGCCTCTCTCTCAATGTGGGGAAGTTCGGGCTTAATATTTTTCTCACTCAACTCATATTCGGCCTCTCTGAGATTCCTGTCCACTTCCTCTGCATGTGGTCATTGGAAACAGCTGGAAGGAAGGCATCTCTAATGGGTGCCCTTATAGTGGGAGGGTTTCTCTGTCTCCTGATTCTTGCAGTTCCACAAA GTGATTACGTCGCCATCGCTGCTCTTGCCACATGTGGAAGATTTCTCATGAACGGAGCAGGCAGTATTtgcaacatttattttcaagaaCTGTTCCCCACCTCCATTCG ACGGCCACGGGGCTGGGCTCCACAGCTGCACGAGCTGCAA CCTGGCACTTGGCAGTGGGATAATGGCCTTCCTGCTGCCCGAGACCAGATGCACTGA